Proteins encoded within one genomic window of Cucumis sativus cultivar 9930 chromosome 3, Cucumber_9930_V3, whole genome shotgun sequence:
- the LOC101222396 gene encoding NDR1/HIN1-like protein 2 — MEEMTSRPQLNPRNTQPPLPPPPSRRPDNNHRPPLPPPPSRAPFNLQTNPRSPPFPSTTPNSNTRNTRYPSPPSPPSSRRQHFGYGAASSSPSLRGCCCCLCLLFSFIALLAVAIVLVIVLAVKPKKPQFDLQRVGVQYMGITAPNLFSLSSSDTETAATTSTTSASLSLNIRLLFTAVNPNKVGIKYGDSRFTVMYRGIPLGKAIVPGFYQEAHSEREVEATIAVDRVNLLQADAADLIRDASLNDRVELRVLGEVGARIRVLDFDSPGVQVSVDCSIVISPRNQSLTSKQCGFDGFSL, encoded by the exons ATGGAGGAAATGACGTCACGACCTCAACTGAACCCTCGCAACACGCAACCTCCTCTACCACCCCCACCGTCACGACGACCCGACAACAACCATCGCCCTCCTCTCCCGCCACCACCCTCAAGAGCTCCCTTCAATCTTCAAACCAATCCCCGTTCTCCTCCATTCCCATCAACCACACCTAATTCCAACACTCGCAACACTCGCTATCCATCTCCGCCATCTCCGCCGTCCTCTCGACGGCAACATTTCGGTTACGGAGCGGCATCCTCATCACCTTCCTTACGAGGCTGCTGCTGTTGCCTCTGCCTCCTCTTCTCATTCATCGCTCTCCTCGCGGTCGCCATCGTCCTCGTCATTGTCCTAGCTGTCAAACCTAAAAAGCCTCAGTTCGACCTCCAACGAGTCGGTGTTCAATACATGGGAATAACCGCTCCAAATCTCTTCTCATTGTCATCCTCCGACACCGAGACTGCTGCAACAACTTCAACGACATCCGCATCGTTGTCGCTCAACATTCGATTGCTGTTCACGGCGGTGAATCCGAACAAAGTAGGAATAAAATACGGGGATTCGAGGTTTACGGTGATGTACAGAGGGATACCGCTAGGGAAAGCGATAGTACCTGGATTTTACCAAGAGGCACATAGTGAAAGAGAGGTGGAGGCGACGATAGCCGTAGATCGAGTGAATTTGCTTCAGGCGGACGCGGCCGATCTGATAAGAGACGCTTCGTTGAACGATCGAGTTGAACTGAGGGTTTTGGGTGAAGTTGGCGCCAGGATCCGCGTCTTGGATTTTGATTCGCCGGGCGTCCAG GTGTCAGTGGATTGCTCAATAGTGATAAGTCCAAGGAATCAGTCATTGACTTCAAAGCAATGTGGATTTGATGGGTTCAGTTTATGA
- the LOC101216799 gene encoding uncharacterized protein LOC101216799, with protein MLGAGVGGGSVYWGARNDPRNSRGLVVLFSWVSIQHRHLDKFVHLYASLGWNSLVCYADFLNIFDPERATSLAFLVINELVEELRLKLRPIVFVALSGASKACMCRVLQIIEGRCGSPLYMNECQMIRTCVSGHIYDSSPVELISDLGVRFAIHPTILKMPGSSQLISWLAKGVSSGLDALYLTRFDSQRDEYWRTLCSSVNIGAPFLIMCSEKDDRAPYDIICNFTKSIQELGADVQLVKFNGSPHLGHYKNYPAQYRAAVTIFLEKASSVYSHKILQFKGERRDMEGDEMPELICDLQNAAVNSNQSFRRVAVGPSDHFFLPSSADSQNGGEHPSSPDPKERASPLSSPPGISAHSVLGQFLFDVCVPKNVEGWDIKFHGSLNGQPLASARRHSPFPGTKFIRRSRL; from the exons ATGTTGGGTGCCGGTGTTGGCGGTGGCAGCGTTTATTGGGGGGCTAGAAACGACCCCCGGAATAGTAGAGGCCTTGTTGTTCTTTTCTCTTGGGTTTCCATTCAGCATCGTCACCTGGATAAGTTCGTCCACCTTTATGCTTCGCTTGGATGGAATTCCCTGGTTTGTTATGCCGATTTTCTCAATAT ATTTGATCCTGAAAGGGCTACATCACTGGCGTTTCTTGTTATCAATGAGCTTGTTGAG GAGCTAAGACTGAAGCTGCGTCCTATAGTTTTTGTAGCTCTAAGTGGTGCATCGAAGGCATGTATGTGCAGGGTTTTGCAG ATTATCGAGGGTAGATGTGGCAGTCCACTTTACATG AATGAATGTCAAatgatcagaacttgtgtctCTGGGCACATATATGATTCCAGTCCTGTGGAACTTATAAGTGACTTGGGTGTTCGATTTGCCATACATCCGACTATTCTAAAAATGCCTGGATCATCTCAACTTATCTCATGGCTTGCAAAAGGCGTCTCTTCTGGTCTTGATGCACTATATCTCACTAGATTTGATTCACAACGTGATGAGTACTGGCGGACGCTGTGCTCGTCGGTT AACATTGGTGCTCCATTTCTCATTATGTGCTCTGAAAAGGATGATCGTGCTCCATATGACATTATCTGTAATTTCACCAAGAGTATTCAAGAATTAGGGGCTGATGTTCAGCTTGTGAAATTCAATGGCTCCCCACACTTAG GTCATTACAAAAATTACCCAGCTCAATATAGAGCTGCTGTGACCATTTTTCTCGAGAAAGCGTCATCTGTTTATTCGCACAAAATCCTGCAATTtaaaggagaaagaagagaCATGGAAGGTGATGAAATGCCTGAATTGATATGTGACCTTCAGAATGCAGCTGTTAATTCAAATCAGAGTTTTAGAAGAGTGGCAGTTGGGCCAAGTGATCACTTCTTCTTGCCAAGCTCAGCAGATTCTCAGAATGGTGGGGAACATCCTTCCTCACCTGATCCAAAAGAAAGAGCATCTCCGTTGTCGAGCCCTCCAGGCATCAGTGCACATAGTGTGCTTGGTCAATTTCTGTTTGATGTTTGTGTGCCTAAAAACGTTGAAGGTTGGGATATTAAATTTCATGGCTCTTTAAATGGGCAACCACTTGCTTCAGCTCGCAGGCACTCACCTTTCCCTGGTACAAAGTTTATCCGCCGCTCTAGACTATGA
- the LOC101216563 gene encoding pinin, whose protein sequence is MGTNAADVEKTEDDLRKEIDELQRQQREITERLRDPRGLRRGGFPGPGPRNFAANGPRRGFVRPGERNDAEDQPPAKRRLSSAVVKMAEDGEINEEAEGKDAVKDTSREETSGSDAVFQNDARQNHLRQSGSFRLDGNKRARMDIDIPAAENVPRILPKNEDPSLVSRNKRMLGQLLGTLEKFRKEDKQLSGTEAFMRRSDSLQRAEQRAREESERLRQQEREQIAEKRKRDLMLRARVAAKAEEKKLELLFLRWSEHHKKLCNFIRTKTEPSIYYLPNKPLDEDATLAEQQRDEAFMEWKASRREELSEYQKQIGEQYIANVEKDLERWQNARRARKGSNDVSNLQETMDKELDTHRLEHGPKKRNIPGGSNNEDEDDVEDINVGEDDMIDDVLDVEENGRRGEETAKPEADVASPKADDTVQ, encoded by the exons ATGGGAACTAACGCCGCTGACGTCGAGAAAACGGAGGACGATCTTCGCAAAGAGATCGATGAGCTTCAACGTCAACAACGGGAg ATTACAGAACGCCTTCGTGATCCTCGCGGACTCCGGAGAGGTGGATTTCCTGGACCTGGCCCAAGAAACTTCGCCGCTAATGGACCACGTCGGGGATTTGTTCGACCT GGGGAAAGAAATGATGCTGAAGACCAGCCTCCTGCTAAACGGCGGCTATCTTCTGCTGTTGTCAAG ATGGCGGAGGACGGGGAGATAAATGAAGAAGCTGAAGGAAAGGATGCAGTGAAGGATACATCTCGGGAAGAAACTTCTGGAAGTGATGCAGTCTTCCAGAACGATGCAAGACAAAATCATTTGCGGCAAAGTGGTTCGTTTAGATTGGATGGAAATAAAAGAGCTAGGATG GATATTGATATTCCAGCTGCTGAGAATGTTCCAAGAATATTGCCTAAGAATGAGGATCCTAGCTTAGTTAGCAGGAACAAGAGAATGCTGGGTCAGCTTTTGGGAACATTGGAG AAATTCAGGAAGGAAGACAAGCAACTCTCAGGAACGGAAGCTTTTATGAGAAGATCGGATTCCTTACAAAGA GCCGAGCAAAGAGCACGAGAGGAAAGCGAAAGATTGAGGCAACAAGAGCGTGAACAGATTGCAGAGAAACGAAAGAGAGATCTG ATGCTTAGAGCTCGCGTGGCTGCCAAGgcagaagaaaagaagttggAATTACTTTTTCTTCGATGGAGCGAGCACCATAAGAAACTTTGCAATTTTATAAG GACAAAGACTGAGccttcaatttattatttgccAAATAAACCATTGGATGAGGATGCAACCTTGGCTGAGCAGCAAAGAGACGAG GCTTTTATGGAATGGAAAGCCTCCAGAAGGGAGGAGTTATCTGAGTATCAGAAACAGATAGGAGAACAGTACATTGCAAATGTTGAGAAGGACTTGGAAAGGTGGCAAAATGCTAGGAGGGCAAGAAAAGGAAGTAACGACGTATCGAATTTGCAAGAAACCATGGACAAAGAATTGGACACTCATAGACTTGAGCATGGTCCAAAGAAAAGGAACATCCCTGGTGGTAGCAACAACGAGGATGAAGATGACGTGGAAGATATTAACGTTGGGGAGGACGACATGATAGATGACGTACTCGATGTTGAAGAAAATGGGCGCAGGGGCGAGGAAACAGCAAAACCTGAAGCTGATGTTGCAAGTCCAAAAGCTGATGATACTGTGCAGTAG
- the LOC101216314 gene encoding tubby-like F-box protein 8 — MSFRSIVRDVRDSIGSLSRRGFEVKLSGHHRGKSNASSLNDLHDQPPVVQNGCWASLPPELLYDVIRRLEESENTWPSRKNVVACAAVCRSWRIMCMEIVKGPEICGKLTFPVSLKQPGPRDGSVQCFIKRDKSNLTYHLYLCLSPALLVENGKFLLSAKRTRRTTSTEYIISMDAENISRSSSSYIGKLRSNFLGTKFIVYDTQPPYTAAPLPPPGKTSRRFYSKKVSPKVPTGSYNIAHISYELNVLGTRGPRRMHCIMHSIPVSSLDAGGTVPGQPELLPPNSLDDSFRSASFSKAIDHSMEFSSARFSEIGRAALDGDEEGKMRPLVLKNKPPRWHEQLQCWCLNFRGRVTVASVKNFQLIAAIQPAAGAPTPSQPGPPEHDKIILQFGKVGKDMFTMDYRYPLSAFQAFAICLSSFDTKLACE, encoded by the exons ATGTCATTCCGAAGCATTGTTCGTGATGTGAGGGATAGTATTGGGAGCTTATCCAGACGGGGTTTTGAGGTCAAGTTGAGTGGTCATCATAGAGGAAAGTCCAATGCATCGTCGCTGAATGATCTACATGACCAGCCTCCTGTTGTTCAGAATGGCTGCTGGGCTAGTCTTCCACCCGAGCTGTTGTATGATGTCATTCGAAGACTTGAAGAGAGTGAAAACACATGGCCTTCACGAAAGAATGTTGTTGCCTGTGCTGCTGTATGTCGTTCTTGGAGAATTATGTGCATGGAGATAGTTAAAGGTCCAGAAATTTGTGGAAAGCTTACCTTCCCAGTGTCATTGAAGCAG cCAGGACCGCGTGATGGATCTGTACAGTGCTTCATTAAGAGGGATAAATCCAACCTAACATACCACCTCTACTTGTGTCTTAGCCCTG CTCTACTGGTTGAAAATGggaagtttcttctttctgcgAAGCGTACACGAAGAACTACTAGCACGGAGTATATTATCTCAATGGATGCCGAAAACATTTCGAGATCAAGTAGCTCTTACATTGGAAAACTGAG GTCGAATTTTCTTGGAACAAAATTCATTGTTTATGATACCCAACCTCCGTACACTGCTGCCCCGCTCCCTCCTCCCGGGAAAACTAGCCGTagattttattcaaaaaaggTTTCACCAAAAGTCCCAACTGGCAGTTATAACATAGCCCATATAAGTTATGAATTAAATGTCTTAGGCACACGAGGACCCCGGAGAATGCACTGTATAATGCATTCAATACCAGTGTCTTCTCTTGATGCCGGTGGCACTGTTCCAGGCCAACCCGAGCTCCTCCCTCCCAACTCCCTCGATGACTCATTCCGGAGTGCATCCTTCTCCAAAGCCATAGATCATTCCATGGAGTTCAGTAGTGCTAGATTTTCCGAAATTGGGAGAGCCGCATTGGATGGTGACGAGGAGGGAAAGATGAGACCTTTGGTTCTCAAAAACAAGCCCCCAAGATGGCACGAACAACTGCAATGTTGGTGTCTCAACTTTCGTGGGCGAGTAACTGTTGCATCAGTGAAGAACTTTCAGTTGATTGCAGCAATACAACCAGCTGCTGGCGCTCCAACCCCATCTCAACCAGGCCCACCTGAGCATGACAAGATCATTCTTCAATTCGGGAAAGTTGGTAAAGACATGTTCACGATGGATTATCGATATCCGCTGTCTGCTTTTCAGGCCTTTGCTATATGCTTGAGCAGCTTTGATACCAAATTGGCTTgtgaataa